The Pseudodesulfovibrio cashew genomic sequence CAGAAAGGATCTGGCTTACTTCGGTGAATTCGGAGTTCGCGGAGTCGGCTATTACGTCCAGGAGTTGATCACTTCCATCAAGCAGTCCCTGGGTATCGACAGGGTCTGGAAGTGCGCGCTCATCGGTGTCGGCAACATGGGAGCGGCGCTACTGCGTCACCACGATTTCGAGCGGCGCGGTTTCAAGATCGAAGCCGCCTTCGACTGCGACCCCGACAAGATCGGGCGCGAGTTCGAGAATCTGGAGATCGTCTGCCCCACGCACCTGAAGGAGCAGGCTCCCGAGATGGGATTGGAAATCGGCATTATCACCACGCCGCCGGACCGCGCCCAGCGGGCCGCCAATCACCTGGTGGACGCCAATATCCGTGGCATCATCAACTTTGCTCCGGCGCGGATCAACGTTCCTCCGCATGTTCCGGTCGAGTACGTCGACTTCTTTGACCACCTCTATTCCATCGCTTTCCAGATTACTCTGGGCAACGACTAGCTCGTCATATT encodes the following:
- a CDS encoding redox-sensing transcriptional repressor Rex, with product MKSEHIPKATIGRLAVYIQVLENLLRDGTDVISSEKLARACSVNSSQIRKDLAYFGEFGVRGVGYYVQELITSIKQSLGIDRVWKCALIGVGNMGAALLRHHDFERRGFKIEAAFDCDPDKIGREFENLEIVCPTHLKEQAPEMGLEIGIITTPPDRAQRAANHLVDANIRGIINFAPARINVPPHVPVEYVDFFDHLYSIAFQITLGND